Part of the Fimbriimonadaceae bacterium genome, GACATGGATGAAGATCTAAGCGAGTATCGAGGGCTCAAGTTCCAGCCGAGTCGGACTCGTCCACGATTCTGTGTGAGGCTTGTCATGGGCTCGTCCAAGGAGCTTCGAGTGGACCGACTGCCTAACACCAGCGTGAACGCGACGGTTGGGCCGGTCAAGCCGCATGCATGCGCACGCGTCGCGCCCGTCCGCCTCGCCTGTTACGATGAGCGTTATGCACACAGAGGTGAACGTACATGAGTGAACGCCGTGTCGACGTCTTCTTCTACGGCTTGTTCATGGACGGCAATCTCCTCCGCAAAGCGGGTGTGGAACCAAACAGCCCGCGTCGCGCCTATGTGGACGGCTTTGCGTTGCGGATCGGCCACCGCGCAACACTCGTTCCGTCCGCGGGAGATCGTGCCTATGGGATGCTGTTCGCGCTTACGCATCAAGAACTGGTCCGGCTCTACGCCGCACCTGGTCTGGAGGAGTATCATTCGGAAGCTGTACTTGCCCAGCCTCTGGGGGGAACCCCTCTGCCGGCT contains:
- a CDS encoding gamma-glutamylcyclotransferase; translated protein: MSERRVDVFFYGLFMDGNLLRKAGVEPNSPRRAYVDGFALRIGHRATLVPSAGDRAYGMLFALTHQELVRLYAAPGLEEYHSEAVLAQPLGGTPLPALCYNLCEAPQTHERNPEYAGQLQRVLRELGFPEEYVTSIS